From Bacteroidota bacterium:
CCCCTTCTTTCTCAGGCCTGAGGACCAGTACTTTCTTCCTGTCGCCATAGTCGGAAACATCACCGGCCATTCCGACAGCTTCCAGCACTGTCAATTGATTGTTATAGTTTTTATACACACCGGGATGATTTGCTTCACCGACCACCGTAACCTTAAAACTCAACAATTTCAAAATCACTGTGGCATCTTTCAAATATTTATCAGCCCTGAGTTGCAATGAATCTTTAGCCTGCTTAAGGGTCAATCCGCTTACCTTAATTTTACCAAGTACGGGCATTTCTATATCCCCCTCCTTATCAACAGAATAACCATTTACATATAAACTGGCATCCGTTTGGTAAAGATTTTGTTGGGAAACCGAAGAGGAAGTATTATTAATAACATTACTCACTTCTTCATTTAAGGTCGAAACCTTTACATAAAGGATATCCTGATTCTGTATTTGATAATCCACCTGTTTATTTGGAAAAAAATCAGGAGCTTTGGCAGAATCTATATTTTGGAGATATACCATCTGTTTTTGCGTAGTACATGATGCAAAAATCAACAAAAAAGTTGCAAAACCTATCAGAATATTTCTATTCATATAATAAAATGAATAACTATGACAATTTAAAAGGGACAAAAATAATACAATAATTTCAATAATGTCGGAAGTAAAAAAATATTATCGTTTGTTAAGCAATTGAAGCATCAATTCATTCGTCCAGCCATCGGCAGTTTTTAGCCAATCTTTTTTCTCGCCAATAACTTCAAAGCCAAACTTTTTAAAAAGCATCAGGCTTTTCTTATTGGCCGTTTCGACGTTGCAAAAAATCTGATGAAGGCCTAGAATATTAAAACAATAATGAATTAATATATCCAAAGCCGCAGTAGCATAACCTTTTGACCTGTCTTTTTCTTCAGCGATAAGAATACCTATGCCGGCGCGGAGATGAAAAGGATCGAAATCAAATAAATCAATAGCCCCAATAGTGCGATAATTTTCCAACCTGGAATCAATCATAAACCGCAATTGCTTGGTCTCGTATATGTCCATATTGGAAGTTTCAATATATCTGGCCAGTATCTTTTTGGAAAAGGGAGACAATGTCCCGCTGATCTGCCA
This genomic window contains:
- a CDS encoding polysaccharide biosynthesis/export family protein; translated protein: MNRNILIGFATFLLIFASCTTQKQMVYLQNIDSAKAPDFFPNKQVDYQIQNQDILYVKVSTLNEEVSNVINNTSSSVSQQNLYQTDASLYVNGYSVDKEGDIEMPVLGKIKVSGLTLKQAKDSLQLRADKYLKDATVILKLLSFKVTVVGEANHPGVYKNYNNQLTVLEAVGMAGDVSDYGDRKKVLVLRPEKEGVRTYRIDLTSTDILKSPAFYLQPNDMVYIQPLKNKTFKNNMPSIQIFLTGITTLILVLNFIKK
- a CDS encoding GNAT family protein, producing MAGLENKIVRLRALEPSDVEILYNWENDTSVWQISGTLSPFSKKILARYIETSNMDIYETKQLRFMIDSRLENYRTIGAIDLFDFDPFHLRAGIGILIAEEKDRSKGYATAALDILIHYCFNILGLHQIFCNVETANKKSLMLFKKFGFEVIGEKKDWLKTADGWTNELMLQLLNKR